The Ipomoea triloba cultivar NCNSP0323 chromosome 14, ASM357664v1 region GGCCTGCTGTATAGGGCAGTGCTCTTTAATTTCTGGGGATTCCTGCAAGATgagaaaaaaattgtgttttcaTACCCCCTTTAAAAAGAATGAATGCATCACGACGACTATGAAATAGTGTCAGGTGTTAGAAATGACCATTTGCTGTTCTTGTGCTGCATTAACCATATCAGAGGGggaggagggggggggggtattgAATCATTTGACAACCTAGTTTAGCAACAACAGTGGAAGACTATCCCGACCAAATTGGTTGGACAGTCAGCTTGGTAATTACAAGGTTTTAAGTAACTTCTTGTAAGAGCtatctattgaccttcttgatttgagcaaGTCAGTTCTGAGAACCATAGCCTCGTTTACCTACTCGAGTTAAAAGGTAGGCCTTACCCAAAGCAAGGATGGACTACTCGAGTAGAATGAATTCCAAAATTATAGAGAGTTGCTGTTCAACAATATAGAAATTTGCTTGGATGAGTAAACTGCCTATTTCACCATAGGCTTCTGATACAAAATTCACATAAAGCCATTCCCAAGTTTCAGAATCTCTAGTCATCTTCTTACAAGACATCACAAACACAATGGGGAGTTCATTGTTGATGGATAGTATCACTGAAGCAGCAAAACCATGCTCGAAAGCCACCATCTTGATGTCAAAGAAAAATCAACAGAGCATCGTGACATAACACGAAAACTAACAATACTACGTCCTCCATCCCACTTTCATCGACGATGAGGGAGTGAAAGTTTGGAGGTCTCTGATTCGAAAGTAATGAGAATGTGCGCCTGTGCAAGTATCTCCTAAATTTGATATCATGCTTGTCCTCTTATCTGTCGAAACTGGGATTCTTTCATCCCCGGTTTAAAACTACTCAGGTTTCTCACCTGAAATACTGATGATCCTCAGTTAGTCGCTCTCGCTGTCAGAGATGTATCTCCTGGCGTCAAAAGGCTCGTTCCTGGAAGCTGGATGATCCATGCGAACATCGTTTGCTTCATTCATTGGAGCAAACGCTGCAAGTATCGAACATAAATCCTTAATCAGCAAGGAAAATTAATTGGATAACGAAGTCTGAAATTCTGTATCTAGTAGCTCATAGTGCCAATTAATGATTGCCAAGTTAAATAACCACCACTATCTACTGCAAAAACGACTGAACTTTTTAATGTAAAAAGAGAGCACAAGaccaaacagaaaaagaaaaggacagAAAATTAAATGAAGCAAAAACAACAGTGAAATAGTAGAAACTACATGTACAGACCTCTTTCTCTCATCCTTCTTTCTCTGTCATACTCAAACTTGTCGCGGATTAAGCTAACCTTATCCCAGTGATCATCTTGCCTATTTCTTACCAAACCCTGATCCTGCAATTTGAAAAAAGCCGAGTTGAGGTCAGAACAAGTTCTGCTGTACTTCTAACTGAGCAGAAGAAAACCGAAGGAAGCTAGAGCATTGGACAGAAATGTATAAACAgtaaatattaaagaaatagGGGAAAGAGTACTTTTAGTCCCTCAATGTGACCGTGGCACAGATTTAGTCTAGTTATTTGCATGGTAGATTTCGGCCTTCAATTGTTATCAAAATGATAGATTTGGTCCCTCCCTCAATTGTTATCAAAGTGGTGAATTTGGTTGCAGAGGGACCAAATTCACCACTTTGATAACAACTAAAGGACAAAATATAAactgcgaaaaaaaaaaaaaaactaaatctaCAGCATGATTATAACTAAGGgaccaaaaatattatttttccaaGAAAATAATAGAAGGTTAGACAAGGGAAAATTGAAAGTAATCTTCACTAAAGTCACACTTTAGAGCTTCAAATGTACTCAGGATAGTTAAGTCAGATTTCATACCTTTATTTGTTCGGCGTAAGATTTGCTTCTCCTGCAACAACAATAAGGTAGGAAACAATAATTTGGATTTGCTCATAAAGAAAACACATTCTCATTGTTACACTAATATGCCATAAAATTAGTTAGCAAATCATAAAAGAGACAAGCGAGGAGGGATAATAAGTAGGCCGACCTATAAGGAGAAAagtcttcttcatcatcttcagcAGATTCATAGTTTGCATGATCTTGAGCAAGTTTCTTGGAGTAACCTTCATCCCAATACAGCCTCTCCCAGTTTTCTCTCATCTCATTATATAGCTCCATATACCTTTTGCACCACGGTTCATGCTCCTGCCCATCAAATTCGAAATCAATTCAGCATAAAAGTGAAATACTATCAAGCACATGAATAATGCTCAGCAGACGAGACAAGTTTCCATGCTCAATACCCGAGCTGCTGAATCATGGACAGTATAATtgaaatcgggaccaaatttcAGATGTTTGCATTCATAATTTTACAGCAGTATAATTGAATATGAATTTGCCATAGATACTTCTTGAATGCTATAACTCATATGCTCAGAGAACCACTTGAGCATAATTCTAAAGTAAACCTCATCCCCCTTATCCGAACTCAACCATTCTTGGGTGATGAGGGAAATCCGCAGCCACTACTGGAGAGTGTGCATTAGGTAAAACTCACATTGTGATCCTAAtcaacaaaggatcacaaagaACTAAACAAGCCTAGGTTGCTCGTAGCTGACgagctcaaactaagaagactaATAGGTCGCTTCCACGAAGTTGAACTTAAACCTTGCAGTCAAAAAACTTACTGCTCGATCAACTTGGTGATATAAAGAAGCCTAAGTTGCTCGTAGCTGACGAGCTCAAACTAATAAGGCTAATAGGTCGCTTAGCTTCCACGAAGTTGAACTTAAACCTTGCGGTCAAAAAGCTAACTGCTCGATAAACTTGGCTAGGTTGCCCTCACTCAATCATTCTTGTTACTAACCAGTAAACATTGTAATCTAGTTGCATATGATGCAATATcatagaaaattttgaaatttttttacatAATCCAGGCAACGAGCAACTTGATTAAACTCAAAATATCAATAATTTTTCACAGTTAAATTGAGATTAAACATCATCACACGAATTCTGTGCGAATAAAGAGATAATCTTTCCAGATATTCAAGCATATCTGAAATTAATGGCAAGTAATGGTGAGAGAGCTAACGGATTCTTTGAGGACGAGGCGAGTACGGCGCATGAACTGTTCGCGGAGCTGCTTACGGCGGCGGTTAGGGATGTTCTCTCTGGGGATTACGAAGCGTTCTCTTAGAGGCACGTTTTCGCCAATCTCGTGCATTTCTCCGTCCACCACCCACCACTCCGATTTTTCCTCCACCTTCTTGAGCAACGTCGACGGCGACAGCTTGGATCGCCTTCGCCGGGAGGAGGAAGAACCGGCATCGGTCTTAACGGACCGGAAATGGAGAAAGAGGTGTTCCAGGCACGGGTAGGCGCTCCGAACTCGTCCGGCGGTAGACAGCATGAAGAAGACCGGAGGTTTTTCCCCGGGGGTTTAACGGCGAGGTTTTAGCTTCCGGCTATTGCATCCGTAGGACAATAGAGTGAAATAAAAGActtttagagttttttttttttttgaaaaactttaacttttgtccctaagttactGCAGAATTCGTCTTGGGTATTGGTTATGATCATTTTTGTCCGTAAATTGTTATTGGCGCTGTATTTTTCGTCAATTCGTATGACCAATATTTATGGACGAATCCTACAATTAGTCAATTACTCTATGCTTAAAATACGTTCAACACGCGTAAGACATGTTGACATTCCGATATGTTTATCCGCATATAAAAGGCACATTAATTATTAGAGGAGAGGATCTTTTgaccttttcaattttcatactATAGACATTTTCGACCATACCGATTTGACTTACCAATCTCATAACTAACTAGAGGAGTGATTTTATTCATCCGAATTAAATCACACAAGAAAGAggtcctttaaaaaaaaaaaagtaaaaaagaggtAGAAAAGTAAATATCTTTAGAATGCAGGGACTCCTTCGCAATTTCTTCCTTGCGGATGATCAACGGTTAGAAGGTAGCATATACTGTAAACCCCAACGCCGGCGCCGTTCCGTATTCATTCCCGCCTTGATTTAGTTGACCTTTGCAGAACCGAAAACGACAGTGAACCATAGAAGCCGCCGTCTATCGGAGTCGGAGCAGATAGACAGGAGCGATGTGCGGTCGAACACGGTGTACTCTCCGAGTAGATGATTTTCCACGCGCCTGCCACCTCTCCGGCCGCCGCGTCCGTCATCTCAACATGGACCGGTAAGTCGGTAaccactttttaaagttcctcGAAGTAGTTAATTCGTTTTAGCTCAACCGATTGAAGTATTTTGCTAAGACTTCTGAGCTATTTGAGTATTTTTACACGAAATGTAGGATTAGTATTTTACTTCTCgagaaggaaaatggaaatgctTATTGAAATTGTAGGTACCGGCCGTCGTATAATGTTTCGCCGGGGTTCAATGTTCCGGTGGTTCGGAGCGAAGACGATCCCAATGACGACGGTGCTGTTATTCACTGCATGAAATGGGGGCTAATTCCCAGTTTCACTAAGAAGAACGAAAAGCCAGACCACTACAAAATGGTAAAtgctttataataataataataataataattattattattattattattatagtacttACAGCTTCTACATTTGCCATGGTTATGAAGTATGAATACCTTGTTGCATACTTACATGGAATTTGATTGAAATTGCTAACATATTGATTGCCTAAAAGTTTGGTGTGACAAACTTCTGATATGTAGTTCAATGCTCGATCTGAATCAATAAAGGAGAAGGCTTCTTTTCGCCGTCTTCTCCCGAAAAATAGATGCCTGGTTGCAGTTGAGGGGTAAGCACATTCTCTTTTAGTTCATATAAATGCATTGATAGAAGTTTGCTGGACTGACTTGATCAATATTATATTAGCATATGCCTTGATTAAGGGCTCTGTCCAGAATGCATACCACTGTTGTAATGTATTATGTTTTGGGCTGGTTTATTGTTCTAAGAAGGCAACATGAGGGGTGGTGTATTTATCATCTGATGTTTGCACTTTATGTCCTGCTAGTACTTTTGCAAATCTTCAATTCATCTCCAATTTCTTTTCAAGAtcctgtttatatatattattgtgcccggttttgaatattaatatacaGTAGCTGGTAATATTTTCCATAAGCAACTGCTCTCATTCCAACATCACCCTCCTAATACTGTTAGGGGTTGTGACAATGAAACTAAATGCAGTAGAGTAAGAGTAGGAAATTGGAGGCATCTTTGTTCAGATTGAAGTTCTGTTTATGATAAATGATGATAATCCTTCTTTAATTCAGGTATTACGTGCAGTAATTTACTATATATGGTTATTATGCTCAGATTTTATGAATGGAAAAAGGCTGGATCGAAAAAACAACCttattatatacattttaagGATGGTCGCCCTCTTGTCTTTGCTGCTCTTTTTGATTCCTGGAAGAATGCAGAAGGTGAATCACCATATTCTTTCATTACACTGTGGAGTAGTATTGTGCAATCATTTCTAATTTTCACTAATGCTGCATGAAACTATTGTTTCGGATTTCAATTGTATCCAAGCATTCTATACTCAGACTGTTACTATGTAAGCTTTTTGTCTGTCATTCATGCAGGAGAAATTCTTTACACATTCACTATTGTGACaacttcatcatcatcagcttTGGGATGGCTCCATGGTTAGTATCTCTATTTTTTATGGAGTATAATTTGTCTTGAGATCATGTTTAGtgttatcattttattaatttggtGATATTTTTATGCACATCTATCTATTGAAGTATGATACTGgctgggttttttttttctggtcgATTTCATTCATCATGTTTTAGTTAAATCATGATTACCATAAAAGGCTAAAAGCATGCAGTTTTTGTTGTTGGACTATAAAACTGCCACACCAATCTTTAAACCCCTAAAAAAACAGCAGGGTGGAATGAACACAGAACACGTATTGTAGAATACAAATTGCTATTGTTATGAAAGTAAAGAGAAATTTCTGAATATGCTGTCTTATACTGTcatatagaaaagagaatacaaagCCCTATAAATATGTGCTAGAAGACTACgaataggaaacaagtttccatatgtctacctacctaaatccctaagactgcctaatctatagagatttcatatattaaatatatattccataacaacTATGATTTGCCATTTCTCTAAATATATGGATGTGGATATTTTAGACAGGATGCCTGTGATCTTTGGCAACAAGGAGTCATCTGACTTGTGGCTAAATGGTTCTCCGTCGTTCAATTTTGATACGATACTAAAACCATACGAAGAGTTAGATCTGGTAAGAGCTCTCGACGATGAACCTCATCTCCTTATGATCTTCTACGCAACATGAATATCAAACGAGGAGTAGTAAGCTAAATGAATCTCTGCCCCCTTGTTAAAAGCTCGAACCTTTATCGCAGGTTTGGTATCCTGTAACACCTGAAATGGGCAAATCTTCATTTGATGGACTTGAATGCGTTAAGGAGGTACTGATCTGCATTATATATGGCTAAGTTGAATGTTCTTGGTTTACTTTGATGTAAAACCTCTCTAGTAACAACCAGATTGCACTGGTTACATTGTCAATAACTGCAGATAAAACTCAAGCCCGATGACACCAAATCAATCTCgcaatttttctccaaaaaggGAGATAAAGGGAGACAAGAGGCTACTCATGGCCAAGTCAAACATGAAGAAGAGCCTGCAAACACTGATCAGCAACAAAGCATGAAAGAAGAACCTGAGACGCAAAACCAGACATGCCATCATCACACGAACCCAGATGACTACATAAAAACGGGGGAAGACTACCAGGAGTCTTCAGCTAGTAAAACCGCAGATCCAATAGGGGTGATTGGTGAccagaagaaattgaaagaggAGGCTGATGAAAGTTCTTTGATGAACAAAAATGATGATGTCTCTACTCTTCAAAGGCAGGAAGCCATTATTAAACCAAAGAGAGGCCACGGCGAGCTTTTGGATGATAACAATCCATCCACTGGAAGGAGTTACAGGCATATCACCCCACCTAAAAAGAAAGGCACAAATGCCAGTGACAAGCAGCCTACAATCTTTTCTTACTTTGGAAGAAGCTAGTGAAGTGACATCACAGTATTGATTTTGTTTCTATGCTTCATCTACATGTATATTGGGATGTATGGATGAAACTAAGTGTATGTTTTTGTAGAAGAAACAACTGAAACTCTGTTGAATTTTGGGTGGTAAGGTATCTATCTATTTAACCATTCTCGATTCCAATATGAACACatttactgactctgttacaatgtagcaGCCCTTCCTGTAGGTAcagaatctgaaggttatttttgaatCAGGATTTACAATGCAAGATAAActcttactgactctgttataatgtagcaGCCCTCCTGTAGATATagaatctgaaggttatttttaaATCAGGATTTACAATGCAAGATAAACTCTAGtttatagtataatttgccagttGAATCTGTCATAAAGCCcatgtatattttatatatatatatatatatatatatatatatatatatatatatatatatatatatatatatataacacagagtattatagtttaaaaaatatttaaaaaaaaattgtttatagtTTTATGGGCCTAGGCATTTCTAGACTTCTAGTCACTATGTCTATGGGCTTCAGGCCTCAAGATTATATTAATACAACTGGAGCCTATGAGCTCTTTCatgacaaaataaataaataaacaaaacttatgAAAAACTGATAGAACCAAATATTACAATGGGACAATTCCATTTGAGTGgttaaaaaattgatttaataattataagattttaaatttgattctttATAGTTAaccaatactgactcttgtgcttcaaacccttgtagtccagtggcatcaaaccattccctttatacgggaggtggtgggagTCTCAGCTTCAATGGgcgttgagaaagtagttatgaacagatactatactgcattgtaatagagttagtagtattcaaaaaaaaaaaagttaaccaAATAGTTATTACAGATAACACTATAgtttttttactaaaaatatttcatattagAGATGCGTCAACTAGTTTAACAGTGCCTCAAGTTAAAAACCCTTAATATTGTAAGGAGTATTGTaaggagtaatatttatatatcaccaattacaTTATTAAAGACGATATTAATTCTGTTCAGCACCCCTCATTCAAGCCTATTACATAGGTCATCATTACCATGTACTCTTGTGTAATTTACATACTATTACGCGGGAGTACTCTTGtgtaatttacatattattacgCAGGAGTATAGTTTACTCAAGCACATTATCATATACTGACTgcgggtaaaaaaaaaaaagacaatattTGTGCATGTTGCATTTTGCAAGAGTAGAAAGGTGTGATGGAAACAATGAAAGTTCAACACAAAGGAAAAAGCTGGGGACGCAAAAACGGCAAAGACCAATAATAGGCCTCCACGAGACGGCCGTTAGCCACCAACTGCATGACAATCTTCTTCAACAACCGGAAAGGGCAGGCCATGACGACGCCCCAATGCACGGCCGCCGTGCGCGAGCCCAGGCTGAACCCCCGGCCCCGCCGCTTCCCCAGCCGTATCGCGCTTCCTTTCCTCCGCCGCATCGCCCGCCGCCGCGGCCGGCACCACCCCGTCATCACGGCGGAGTTGGGCAAGAACGAGACCGTCACACTAGATCTCTTCAGCATCGCAAACTCAACTCAATTGCTGTAGTGAATGAAATGGATAgaggtatatatatgtatatatatagagaaagagaaagagagaggtaGAGGACTGGCTTTCAACATTTTAAATCTGGAGGGTGTGATTGAGTGTGAGAGACTCATTCATCTTAGTCAAATGTTAAAAGTTCAATCATTGACTTTGAGTATGGAGCAGTCTTAAATCTCTAGACCAACTATCCCACTCAATAGAAGTAGTGTTTAAAATCCAACTAGGAGATTAGTCATTGTATTTGACGGTGAAAACTCTAGCCTATGAGCTACACCCAAACaatagagaaagagagagagggggtTAGTGTCGGTTTGATGGATGGTGAAGCTAAGTTAAGGATAATGATGGAGGTCATAATGAGGGTAATTATTGCTATGAATATGTTTATGCAGTGATGATGGAGATGCCtgcattaattaatatatatgtaaagcAACCTAAggaattttatctttttttctcATATCTTTAGGGTACGGTTGTGGGTATCATGATTAGTAGGGATAGGCATTAGccaatttgtgattatatttaattctaattatcatCATTTAGTCATATCATCTTGTGTTCATAGCTAGTATaggtttttatatttataatctaGGAGATCGAATAATATATGGtatggaaaaggaaaatgatattttctcttctaatggaagggaatccctcactttgagag contains the following coding sequences:
- the LOC116004262 gene encoding uncharacterized protein LOC116004262: MLSTAGRVRSAYPCLEHLFLHFRSVKTDAGSSSSRRRRSKLSPSTLLKKVEEKSEWWVVDGEMHEIGENVPLRERFVIPRENIPNRRRKQLREQFMRRTRLVLKESEHEPWCKRYMELYNEMRENWERLYWDEGYSKKLAQDHANYESAEDDEEDFSPYRRSKSYAEQIKDQGLVRNRQDDHWDKVSLIRDKFEYDRERRMRERAFAPMNEANDVRMDHPASRNEPFDARRYISDSESD
- the LOC116004163 gene encoding uncharacterized protein LOC116004163; translated protein: MCGRTRCTLRVDDFPRACHLSGRRVRHLNMDRYRPSYNVSPGFNVPVVRSEDDPNDDGAVIHCMKWGLIPSFTKKNEKPDHYKMFNARSESIKEKASFRRLLPKNRCLVAVEGFYEWKKAGSKKQPYYIHFKDGRPLVFAALFDSWKNAEGEILYTFTIVTTSSSSALGWLHDRMPVIFGNKESSDLWLNGSPSFNFDTILKPYEELDLVWYPVTPEMGKSSFDGLECVKEIKLKPDDTKSISQFFSKKGDKGRQEATHGQVKHEEEPANTDQQQSMKEEPETQNQTCHHHTNPDDYIKTGEDYQESSASKTADPIGVIGDQKKLKEEADESSLMNKNDDVSTLQRQEAIIKPKRGHGELLDDNNPSTGRSYRHITPPKKKGTNASDKQPTIFSYFGRS